In one window of Candidatus Cloacimonadota bacterium DNA:
- the uvrC gene encoding excinuclease ABC subunit UvrC has translation MEQIPQKIAQKLHLLPQQPGIYIWKNAEGEVIYVGKARLLESRIKSYLNNSPKDIKTEQLLRHIDDLDYIITLSEHDAFILEANLIRRHQPKYNILLKDDKRYPFVRITLAEPFPRIMVTRELLKDGSRYFGPFTDAKSLRMTLRNFEWIFPIRTCSRVIPADKVRFRQACINHQLGKCPAPCIGAVSQADYMRVVMRQMSFFEGKHQEVLDELRAEMNGLSEELKFEQAAKTRDRILAIERIQKRQVVYSPDARNTDVIGFYQEDKIAVCVVLRIMSGMVVNREDYPLGNTENDTPEEALAAFIKLYCSRRDELPDEILLPLEPAEFEELNSWLEGKLSLPQRGEKSKLLAMAKRNAFQLIEERKLAHIRRANRTVFPIQELKEKLALSKLPRKMVCMDISTIQGTDTVSSAVFFENGKAKKKFYRHFIIRDVDTQNDYAALQETLTRFLGETARDESLLPDLIIIDGGKGQLGACKEVLDASSHPEIPIISLAKRAEEVYLPGRPDSIILPRSSSSLRLLTAIRDEAHRFAITFHRSRRSKRTLLSELEDIPGVGEQTKFLLLKELGSVEAIKAASPEELMKVKGIGRKMAGRIHAHYHSS, from the coding sequence ATGGAACAAATTCCGCAGAAAATAGCCCAAAAGCTCCACCTCCTGCCCCAGCAGCCGGGCATCTATATCTGGAAAAACGCCGAGGGAGAGGTTATCTACGTGGGCAAGGCCCGCTTGCTGGAAAGCCGCATCAAAAGCTACCTGAACAACTCCCCGAAAGATATTAAAACCGAACAACTCCTGCGCCACATCGACGACCTGGACTATATCATCACGCTCTCGGAACACGATGCCTTCATCCTTGAAGCCAACCTGATCCGGCGCCACCAGCCCAAATACAACATCCTGCTCAAGGATGACAAGCGCTATCCCTTCGTCAGGATCACCCTCGCGGAGCCCTTCCCCCGCATCATGGTGACCCGCGAACTGCTGAAAGACGGTTCCCGCTACTTCGGGCCATTCACAGACGCCAAATCCCTGCGGATGACCCTGCGCAATTTCGAGTGGATTTTCCCCATCCGCACCTGTTCGCGGGTGATTCCGGCCGACAAGGTGCGTTTCAGGCAAGCCTGCATCAACCACCAACTTGGGAAATGCCCCGCCCCCTGCATCGGAGCGGTTTCGCAGGCCGATTACATGCGCGTGGTGATGCGCCAGATGAGCTTCTTCGAGGGCAAGCACCAGGAAGTGCTGGATGAGCTTCGTGCCGAGATGAACGGGCTTTCCGAGGAACTGAAATTCGAACAGGCCGCCAAAACGCGTGACCGCATCCTCGCCATCGAACGCATCCAGAAGCGCCAGGTGGTCTATTCCCCGGATGCCCGGAACACTGATGTGATCGGCTTTTACCAGGAGGATAAGATCGCCGTTTGCGTGGTGCTGAGGATAATGAGCGGCATGGTCGTTAACCGGGAGGACTATCCCCTCGGCAATACTGAAAACGACACTCCGGAAGAGGCTTTGGCCGCCTTCATCAAACTCTATTGCTCCCGCCGGGATGAACTGCCCGACGAAATCCTGCTGCCGCTGGAACCGGCCGAGTTTGAGGAACTGAATTCCTGGCTGGAAGGGAAACTGAGCCTGCCCCAGCGCGGCGAAAAGAGCAAACTGCTGGCAATGGCAAAACGCAACGCCTTTCAGCTCATAGAGGAACGCAAGCTGGCCCACATCCGCAGAGCCAACCGCACCGTCTTTCCCATCCAGGAACTGAAGGAAAAACTCGCCCTTTCCAAACTGCCCCGCAAGATGGTCTGCATGGACATTTCAACCATCCAGGGCACGGATACCGTTTCCTCCGCCGTTTTCTTCGAGAACGGCAAGGCCAAAAAGAAATTCTACCGCCATTTCATCATCCGCGACGTGGACACCCAAAACGATTACGCCGCCCTCCAGGAAACCCTCACCCGCTTCCTGGGTGAAACAGCCAGGGATGAAAGCCTGCTGCCCGACCTGATCATCATCGACGGCGGGAAAGGCCAGCTTGGAGCCTGCAAAGAGGTTTTGGACGCCTCGTCCCATCCGGAAATCCCCATCATCTCCCTGGCCAAACGCGCCGAGGAAGTCTATTTGCCGGGTCGCCCGGATTCTATAATCCTGCCCCGCTCCTCCTCTTCGCTGCGTCTGCTCACCGCCATCCGCGACGAAGCACACCGTTTTGCCATCACCTTCCACCGCTCCCGCCGCTCAAAACGCACCCTGCTAAGCGAACTGGAGGACATCCCCGGAGTGGGCGAGCAAACAAAGTTCCTGCTGCTGAAAGAGCTGGGCTCAGTGGAGGCAATCAAGGCCGCCAGCCCAGAAGAACTGATGAAGGTCAAAGGAATCGGCAGGAAGATGGCTGGGCGAATCCATGCCCATTACCATTCTTCATAA
- the htpG gene encoding molecular chaperone HtpG, producing MTEQKDKHTASEDELKKDKQAKEEKKKAKQTAKTAKDVEKGSLSIHTENIFPIIKKWLYSQHDIFLRELISNAVDAINKRKYADPDFKEEDMKISVKLDSKKKTIEVSDTGIGMTADEIRKYINQIAFSGAEEFVNKFKDVQSNIIGHFGLGFYSSFMVAEKVTIDSLSCSPGSEAAGWECDGSTEYVMRAGKRKEIGTTITVHLNEDSHSFAEDGKIRGILEKYCNFMPRPIMFKDEQVNQKEALWNRKPKDVTEEEYKEFYRKVFHDWQDPVFWIHLNADFPVNLRGILYFPKLREDPDFFKGEVKLYCNNVFVADNLEDLIPDFLLLLKGGIDIPDIPLNVSRSFLQNDAQVRQISKYIVKKVADRFGETFAEDRKKYEEYWKDIDTFIKFGLIRDEDFFEAMKDRVIFKSASGDYVTLEEYKARNKSEGDKTRIWYASGEDTQVSYLSLMKEQGIEVIYQTSPLDTHLYQQLESKLDKIEFIRVDSEINDLLVDQDKKELVDRDGRAGSDKLKEIFYRALGQKVEASFSKDSYAEFLKKHPNATTALNPYLKQEDERTLIRPYEIPFDVREELGEETLKALFEHAYTPIKVEVKSLKSPEIPSMIVFNEFMRRWHDMSQIQRHSDSGMLKDHTLVVNRANPVINKILELDASGKKEEVNTLCTYLHDLSLLEQRAFSGDELKSFISRANQILNYL from the coding sequence ATGACAGAACAAAAAGACAAGCATACAGCGTCCGAGGACGAACTTAAAAAAGACAAGCAGGCCAAAGAAGAGAAGAAAAAGGCCAAACAGACTGCCAAAACCGCCAAAGACGTCGAAAAAGGCAGCCTCAGCATCCACACGGAAAACATCTTTCCCATCATAAAGAAGTGGCTTTATTCCCAGCACGATATCTTCCTGCGCGAATTGATCTCCAATGCCGTTGACGCCATCAACAAGCGCAAATACGCCGATCCGGACTTCAAGGAAGAGGACATGAAGATCAGCGTTAAGCTGGATTCCAAAAAGAAAACCATCGAGGTTTCTGACACCGGCATCGGCATGACGGCTGATGAAATCCGCAAATACATCAACCAGATCGCCTTTTCCGGCGCGGAAGAATTTGTGAACAAGTTCAAGGATGTCCAGAGCAACATCATAGGACACTTTGGACTGGGCTTCTATTCCAGCTTCATGGTGGCGGAAAAGGTCACCATCGATTCGCTATCCTGTTCGCCAGGCAGTGAAGCCGCCGGCTGGGAATGCGACGGAAGCACAGAATACGTGATGCGGGCCGGAAAACGCAAGGAAATCGGGACCACGATAACGGTCCACCTGAACGAAGATTCCCACAGCTTCGCGGAGGATGGGAAAATACGCGGGATTCTGGAAAAATATTGCAACTTCATGCCCAGGCCCATCATGTTCAAGGACGAGCAGGTGAACCAGAAGGAAGCCCTCTGGAACCGCAAGCCAAAAGACGTTACGGAAGAGGAATACAAAGAATTCTACCGCAAGGTGTTCCACGACTGGCAGGACCCGGTTTTCTGGATACACCTGAACGCCGATTTCCCCGTCAACCTCCGCGGCATCCTCTATTTCCCCAAGCTGCGCGAGGACCCGGATTTCTTCAAGGGCGAGGTGAAGCTCTACTGCAACAACGTTTTCGTGGCCGACAACCTTGAGGACCTCATCCCGGATTTCCTCCTGCTGCTCAAGGGCGGGATCGACATTCCGGACATCCCGCTCAACGTTTCGAGAAGCTTTTTGCAGAACGACGCCCAGGTGCGCCAAATCAGCAAATACATCGTGAAGAAGGTGGCTGACCGCTTTGGCGAAACCTTTGCCGAAGACCGCAAGAAATATGAAGAATACTGGAAGGACATCGACACCTTCATCAAGTTCGGCCTCATCCGCGACGAGGATTTCTTCGAAGCCATGAAGGACCGGGTGATCTTCAAATCCGCTTCCGGCGACTATGTTACCCTCGAGGAATACAAGGCCAGAAACAAATCCGAGGGAGACAAGACCCGGATCTGGTATGCCTCGGGGGAGGATACGCAGGTAAGCTACCTCAGCCTGATGAAGGAACAGGGCATCGAGGTCATCTACCAAACATCGCCTCTGGACACCCATCTCTACCAGCAACTGGAAAGCAAGCTCGACAAGATCGAATTCATCCGCGTGGACAGCGAAATCAACGACTTGTTGGTGGACCAGGACAAGAAAGAACTGGTGGACAGGGATGGACGCGCCGGTTCGGACAAGCTGAAGGAAATCTTTTACCGGGCGCTGGGCCAGAAAGTGGAAGCGTCCTTCAGCAAGGATAGCTACGCTGAATTCCTCAAGAAACACCCCAACGCCACCACGGCTCTCAATCCCTATCTGAAACAGGAAGACGAGCGCACCCTGATCCGGCCTTACGAAATCCCCTTCGACGTGCGCGAGGAACTTGGCGAAGAAACCCTCAAAGCCTTATTTGAACACGCTTACACCCCAATCAAAGTGGAGGTGAAAAGCCTCAAATCACCGGAAATCCCTTCCATGATCGTCTTCAACGAATTCATGAGGCGCTGGCACGACATGAGTCAAATTCAACGCCATAGCGACAGCGGCATGCTCAAGGACCACACCCTGGTTGTCAACCGCGCCAACCCTGTCATTAACAAGATCCTGGAACTCGACGCCTCAGGTAAAAAGGAAGAGGTGAACACCCTCTGCACCTATCTGCACGACCTCTCCCTGCTGGAACAGCGCGCCTTCAGCGGTGACGAACTCAAGTCCTTCATCTCACGCGCCAACCAAATCTTGAATTACCTTTAG